The Rhizobium rhododendri nucleotide sequence AAGGCATGCCAGTCCGGCCGCCAGAGGCGAACGAAAATCTCATAGCGGCGTGTCTCGGCAATGCTCTGCACATAGCCGACGATGAACAGGAAGCCAGCCGTCTGCACCGCAAGCGCCACATAGGCGGCACCCCGCAGACCCATGGCAGGCAGGCCGAAATGGCCGAGCACCAGCCCGTAGGCCAGCAGCGCATTCATGGCGAGCATGGCGATGGTGACGTATAGCACGATACTCGCCCGCCCGATGGCGCTGACCAGCGAGCGGATCACATTGTAGAGCGACGCCGGCAGCAGCGCGAAGTGGCCGATCTCGATATAGCCTGCGGCAAGTCTGGCGACATCCGGCTTCTGCCCGGCGGCAAGCAGAATGTCCTCGGCGTAGTAAAACGCCGGCTGCATGATCAGCCAGTAGGCAACGGCCACCCACAGCCCCATCCGCAGAGAGCGGCGAACGCTGATGACGTCGTCGCGCCCATAGGCCTGCGCCACCATCGGAATGACGGCGATGGAAAAGCCGGAGCCGAAGATCAGGATGGTGAACAGGAACTGGCCCGAAAGCACCATGGCGGCCAGTTGCTCGGCCCCGAGCCTGCCGACGATCATCACATCCGTCGTGTTTATACCGAGCTGCGCCAGCTGTGCGCCGATCAGCGGCACGCCAAGCATGATTGCAGCGCGGAAATGCGCTGGCCAGGAATTGTCGTCGTTATGCGCAAAACGCTGCGCAAGCAAAGGCGTATCCATGTCGAAAGTCTCGTCGTTCGCTGCGCCGGTCGACCGGATGGGTCGCAAGCGTTTCGGGCGCTGGTAGCGCAAATAGGCTTTATAAGCCAGTCGCGAGAGCAATTTTGACGAAGAATGCGGCAGATTCCATGAGGAATGACTAAGCCTTAGGCATTTTCTTCAATGTCTCGCGCTTTCGAGCGCACCCTGACCACAAAGACCACAAGCGCCACCAGCAGGAAGACCGATGCCATCGCATAGGGAGCCCCGGCAAAGACGATGGGTGCGCTGGGCCCGGTGAACCAACCGAACAACTGGGTGAAGATCAGCGGTCCGATGATCGTCGTCAGACTGGAAAGGCTGCTCATGGCACCCTGCAACTCGCCCTGCGCCGAGGCCGGCACCGAGGCTGAGGCAATGCTGCGCAGCGGCGCATCCGCCACGCTTTCCAACGCTGTCGCAACGATGACCGCATAGACCATCCACCCCTCCCAGGCGAAGGCATAGCCGGCAAGACCAGCGGTACAGAAGGCAAGGCCGACCAGCGCCGTCCGCCATTCGCCGAGGACGGGCACCAGGCGCGGCATGACGAAGCCCATGACGACGGCGCTGCCGATGCCGAACACGCCGAGCGAAAGACCGATCTGCCGTTCGTTCCAGCCGTACCGGTCGGCGCTGACGAAAGGCCAGACGGCGGGATAGACGGTGTGAGCCAGCCAGTAGAGAAAAAACACCAGACCGATCCAGCCGATACCGGGATAGCTGCGCATCTGCTTCAGCGCACCGAAAGGGTTGGCCCGCGAGAGGTCGAACCGGCGGCGGTTCTTCGCCTCCAGCGTCTCCGGCAACATGAAGCAGGCGAGCACGAAGTTGACCAGCGACACGAATGCAGCGCCGAAAAACGGCACGCGCGCACCGAACCCGCCGAGAAAACCGCCGATGATCGGCCCGAGCACGAAACCCACGCCGAAAGCGATGCCGATCAGCCCGAAATTTTTCGAGCGGTTCTGGTCATCGCTGACATCGGCGATGTAGGCCGAGCATGTGGCGATGCTGGCACCGCTGATGCCGGCCAGGATTCGGCCGACGAACAGCATCCAGTAACTTGTCGCCAGCGCGCAGATCAGGTTGTCGATGGCAAAGGTCAGTACCGACGCCAAAAGGACGGGCCGGCGCCCGAACCGATCCGAGAGATTGCCGATAAGCGGGGCAAACAGGAACTGCATGCCGGCATAGGCGAGCAGCAGCCATCCCCCTTCCACCGCAGCCTCGCTGATCGAGGCCCCCGTCAATTCCTCGAGATAGGCCGGCAGCACCGGCATGATGATGGCTATGCCGATGATGTCGAGGAGCAGGATGACAAAAACGAGGAAGAGGCCGCGGCGGGCAAATGTCGGATCGATCATGAAAGGCGCCTGTATTGATACGCCCGGGCGTCTGAAGAGACAGAACGGGAACGCAAAACCGCAGTACTTGTGAGCGCTATCGTAGCGCAGAAACAATGGGTGAACAGATCAAATTTATTGATCGATAAATCGCTAAAATTCGTTCCAGACCAGAACATTAGATATTGATTTCACGGCTGCACGGCCCGTTTCTGGTCGGCCTTCAGAAAATCCACGAACGCGCGCAGCGGCCCGGGCATGTGGCGGCGGCTGGCATAGTAGAGAAACGGTCCGGGAAAACGGCTGACCCATTCGTCGAGAATAAGGACCAGCTCTCCCGTTGCGACGGCTGGCGCGACAATCTCCTCGAAGCAGCGCAGCACGCCCAGTCCGCGCACGGCGGCACCGACCTCGATCTCGAGCGAATCGGTGATCAGCGAGGCCGGCGGCGACAGGACGAGGCTCTCCTCGCCTCGCTCGAATTCCCAAAGTCCCACCGAACGGCTGACGAAGCGGTGTCGGATGCAGCGGTGCTCGAGCAGGTCGCTCGGATGTTGCGGCGTACCATTGGCTTCGAGATAGGCCGGAGACGCGGCGGTCACATAACGCTGCTCGCGCGGCCCGAGCGGTACCGCGATCATGTCCTGTTCCAGCCGCTCGCCATAGCGCACACCGGCGTCGAAGCCGGCGGCCAGCACGTCGATGAAGCTATCGTCGGCCGCCACCTCCAGCCGGATATCCGGATAGAGCGCCATGAAACGACCAAGCAGCCCGGGCATGATATAACGGGCAACGATGGAGGGGATGTTCAGCTTCAACGTGCCGGCCGGGTTATCGTCGGAACTGTTGATCTGGTCGAGAGCGGCAGCAACGTCGCTGAACGCCGGCGCCAGCCGCTCCATTAGCCGCTCACCGGCTTCCGTCGGTGTAACGCTGCGGGTGGTACGGTTCAACAGCCGCAGGCCGAGCTTTTCCTCCAGCCGGCGCACTGCCTCGCTAAGCGCCGAAGGCGAGACGTTGCGCTTGCGGGCGGCGGCGCGAAAACTGCGCTCTCGGGCAACGGCATGGAAGGCGGCGAGGTCGCCGAGCGGCAGGTCGTCCATTGTGCAAAAATCCGTACGGCCTGTTTCTAAATATACCGATTATCGCACAACGCGGGACGGAGTAAACGTCTTTCGAAGACTTCAGACGGAAGTCCGCCATCAAGGAGAATGAGCATGGAAAAGGTTCGTCTGGGCACCACCGGCCCGCAGGTATCGTCAATCGGCCTCGGCTGCATGGGCATGTCCGGCATGTACGGTCCATCGGACCGGGCAGAAAGCATCGCCACCATCCACGCGGCTCTCGATGCAGGCGTCAACCTGCTCGACACCGGCGACTTCTACGGCATGGGCCACAACGAGTTGCTGATCGGCGAAGCCATCAAGGACCGCAGTCGCGACGACTTCCTGCTCAGCGTCAAGTTCGGTGCGCTCCGCGATCCCGCCGGCGGCTGGAGCGGCTATGACTGCCGGCCTGCGGCAATCAAGAACTTCGTCGCCTACACGCTGCAACGGCTCGGCGTCGATCACATAGACATCTACCGCCCTGCGCGGCTCGATCCGAACGTGCCAATCGAAGAGACCGTCGGCGCCATCGCCGACCTCATCAAGGCGGGATATGTCAGGCATATCGGCCTTTCGGAAGTCGGTGCCGATACCATCCGCCGGGCCGCAGCCGTGCACGAGATCGTCGACCTGCAGATCGAGTATTCGCTGATCTCGCGCGGCATCGAGGAGAAGATCCTGCCAACGTGCCGCGATCTCGGCATTGCCATCACCGCCTACGGCGTCCTGTCCAGGGGCCTGATCAGCGGCCACTGGCAAAAGGATGGCGGCAAGTCCATGGGGGATTTCCGCGCCTTCAGCCCGCGCTTCCAAGAAGGCAATATCGATCAGAACCTCGCACTGGTAGAGGCGCTTCGCACGGTTGCGAAAGCCCGGAATGCCTCGGTGGCGCAGATTGCCATTGCCTGGGTGGCGGCCAAAGGCGCGGACATCATCCCCCTCGTCGGTGCCCGCCGTCGCGACCGTCTGAGCGAGGCGCTCGGCTCGCAGGCCGTGCATCTTTCCGCCGACGATCTGGCCGACATCGAGACAGCCGTCCCGAAAGATGCTGCCGCCGGCGACCGTTACCCGACCGCAATGCTGGCCCACATGGACAGCGAAAAGAGCCAGCGCTGAATTCACCAATGCGCTGGTCAGCTTCAAACAAGACTGAATTGGCAATGAGACAACGGGGCAGAAACTACGATTACCGCGTCTCTTGAAAGCCGATTTTATGAACCAGTACGTCGTGCCTTTGTCTCCCGAGCCGTCAGCCCTGCCCGCCATCCTCGGCCGAACGGCGGAATTGCTGGGCGCGGCAGACTATCATGGTGCCATTGCCCTCCTGCAGTCGGAGCACAGGCTCGTCACCGGCGAACCTGTCGCCTGCAATACGCTCGCCTATCTCCTGATCCAGGTCGACAGGCCATTGGAAGCCGTTTCCTGGTTCGAAGCATCGCTGCGCATCCGACCGGACGATATTCAGGCGCTGAACGGCCTGGCGATGGCACTGCGATCGACGGGCGATGCGGCAGGTGCCTTGCAATGCTACGACAGGCTCGTGACCTTGCGGCCGGACGATGCTGTCTGCTGGTACAACCGCGGCGAGTTGCAGGCAGAAGGCCGGCGTCTGCAGGAAGCCCTCTCCAGTCTCGACCGGTCGATTGCCCTGAAAAACGATCATGCCCCGGCCTTCGTGAAGCGCAGCCATGTGCTGGAATCGCTGGGCGACCTGCCGGCGGCGATCGATGCCGCTGCCCGAGCCTGCACGCTTCAGCCGGCCGACGTCTCGTCGTGGTCGTTGCTCGGCGATCTCCTGCAGAAAGCAGGCAACCTCGGCCAGGCGATTGCTGCCTATGGACGCGCCCTGACGCTCTCGCCCGATGATATCTCATGCATGACGAACCTCGGTGTAGCCCTGAAAGCTGCGGGAAAGATGGACGAAGCGCTGCTGGCCGCTCGTGCCGTGCTGGCACTCGAACCCGGCAACCAGGACGCGCTGCTTCTCTGCGGCAACGCCGAACTGCATCTCGGCAACGCCGATGCCGCAAGGACGAGCTTTCTTGCCGCCGCCAAGGCCGGCGTGGCCTGCAGCTATCCGGCATCGCAACAGCCGGCAGCTTTCCGGGCGCTGATGCTGTTCTCACCCTTTGCTGGCAATACACCCTACGAAGATCTCATCCGGAATGTCCGCTTCGATACGGACCTCGTGATCGTGCTGGAGAACCATTACTACGATGTCGCGGCACTCGCCAAAAGTGCCGACGTCGTCGTCAACCTCATCTCCGATGCCGACCTCGGCCTCGACATGATCGGCGCTCTCGGTGAACTCGTCGCGTCGCTGCGCAAACCGGTAATCAATCATCCGGCGCTGATCGTCGGAACCGACCGCCAGACAATCTCGCGGCGCCTGGTCGCCGTCCGCGATACCGTCGTGCCCGCTACCAGCCGTATCGGCGCGGCCGAACTCCTGCGCCGCCTTGCCGATGGTGAGAGCCACGCCTTTCCGCTGATCGTGCGCCATGCCGGCACGCATGGTGGCGAGATGATGGAAGTTGTGGCCAGCCGGCAAGAATTGCGGACTTTTGCCGAGCAAGCCGGCGATCAGCCGCTCTATCTCACAGACTTCGTAGACTATCGCTCGCAGGACGGTTTCTTTCGAAAATACCGGCTGATTTTCGTCGGCGACGAGATCTTTCCCTACCATCTGGCGATCGGCGAAAGCTGGAAAGTCCATCATATCTCGACACGCATGACGGAACTCGAATGGATGCGCCGGGAGGAACAAGCTTTCCTGGAAAAGCCGACGCATGTCTTCGGCCCATCCGCCATGGCAGCCCTCGAGACCATCAGGCGCATCGTCAATCTCGATTATTTCGGCATCGACTGCTCCATCGATGCAAGTGGCAAGGTCGTGGTCTTCGAGGTCAACGCCACCATGCTGGTCCATCTCCACAATGAAGGCTTCGAATACAAGACGCCGCATGTCATGAAGATCAAAGCGGCTTTCGAACGGCTCCTGGAGAAGCGGGCGTCCGCCGTTTGAAGGTCTCTCAGGCTATTCTGGCGGCGTTCAGGTCGAATTTCCCTCGCGAGCATGTTGACGCTCTGCGGCAAGCACGCGGATGCGGCCGGCGATATCTGGGTCGACTGGATTGTAGATGAACAGGCTGAGATCGGGCCGGCCATCGACGGCGAAGGCGGAGTATTCCAGTTCAACCAGGCCGAGGATAGGATGCTGGATCCGCTTCAGGCCATCGCCGTGGATCTTGACGTCGTTTTCCCGCCATAGCGCCGTGAATTCGGGGCTGGCCTGACACAGTTCCTCGACAAGATCTGCAACCTCGG carries:
- a CDS encoding MATE family efflux transporter, which produces MDTPLLAQRFAHNDDNSWPAHFRAAIMLGVPLIGAQLAQLGINTTDVMIVGRLGAEQLAAMVLSGQFLFTILIFGSGFSIAVIPMVAQAYGRDDVISVRRSLRMGLWVAVAYWLIMQPAFYYAEDILLAAGQKPDVARLAAGYIEIGHFALLPASLYNVIRSLVSAIGRASIVLYVTIAMLAMNALLAYGLVLGHFGLPAMGLRGAAYVALAVQTAGFLFIVGYVQSIAETRRYEIFVRLWRPDWHALWDVVRLGLPISITILAEVSLFTAASLLIGRIGTIELAAHGIALQWASIAFMIPLGLSQAATVLIGVAHGRGDRTALVRAAITVLIISSTLSVIGGILFATMPEYFGSWFLDVTSAEAPQVLAYAAPLIVVAGIFQLVDGLQAIASGLLRGLKDARVPMIIALVAYWPIGFLLAWVLAFPLGLGGIGIWLGFLLGLAAAATMLCVRLYLLVKAEGRDELAD
- a CDS encoding TCR/Tet family MFS transporter encodes the protein MIDPTFARRGLFLVFVILLLDIIGIAIIMPVLPAYLEELTGASISEAAVEGGWLLLAYAGMQFLFAPLIGNLSDRFGRRPVLLASVLTFAIDNLICALATSYWMLFVGRILAGISGASIATCSAYIADVSDDQNRSKNFGLIGIAFGVGFVLGPIIGGFLGGFGARVPFFGAAFVSLVNFVLACFMLPETLEAKNRRRFDLSRANPFGALKQMRSYPGIGWIGLVFFLYWLAHTVYPAVWPFVSADRYGWNERQIGLSLGVFGIGSAVVMGFVMPRLVPVLGEWRTALVGLAFCTAGLAGYAFAWEGWMVYAVIVATALESVADAPLRSIASASVPASAQGELQGAMSSLSSLTTIIGPLIFTQLFGWFTGPSAPIVFAGAPYAMASVFLLVALVVFVVRVRSKARDIEENA
- a CDS encoding LysR family transcriptional regulator → MDDLPLGDLAAFHAVARERSFRAAARKRNVSPSALSEAVRRLEEKLGLRLLNRTTRSVTPTEAGERLMERLAPAFSDVAAALDQINSSDDNPAGTLKLNIPSIVARYIMPGLLGRFMALYPDIRLEVAADDSFIDVLAAGFDAGVRYGERLEQDMIAVPLGPREQRYVTAASPAYLEANGTPQHPSDLLEHRCIRHRFVSRSVGLWEFERGEESLVLSPPASLITDSLEIEVGAAVRGLGVLRCFEEIVAPAVATGELVLILDEWVSRFPGPFLYYASRRHMPGPLRAFVDFLKADQKRAVQP
- a CDS encoding aldo/keto reductase, which codes for MEKVRLGTTGPQVSSIGLGCMGMSGMYGPSDRAESIATIHAALDAGVNLLDTGDFYGMGHNELLIGEAIKDRSRDDFLLSVKFGALRDPAGGWSGYDCRPAAIKNFVAYTLQRLGVDHIDIYRPARLDPNVPIEETVGAIADLIKAGYVRHIGLSEVGADTIRRAAAVHEIVDLQIEYSLISRGIEEKILPTCRDLGIAITAYGVLSRGLISGHWQKDGGKSMGDFRAFSPRFQEGNIDQNLALVEALRTVAKARNASVAQIAIAWVAAKGADIIPLVGARRRDRLSEALGSQAVHLSADDLADIETAVPKDAAAGDRYPTAMLAHMDSEKSQR
- a CDS encoding tetratricopeptide repeat protein, with the translated sequence MKADFMNQYVVPLSPEPSALPAILGRTAELLGAADYHGAIALLQSEHRLVTGEPVACNTLAYLLIQVDRPLEAVSWFEASLRIRPDDIQALNGLAMALRSTGDAAGALQCYDRLVTLRPDDAVCWYNRGELQAEGRRLQEALSSLDRSIALKNDHAPAFVKRSHVLESLGDLPAAIDAAARACTLQPADVSSWSLLGDLLQKAGNLGQAIAAYGRALTLSPDDISCMTNLGVALKAAGKMDEALLAARAVLALEPGNQDALLLCGNAELHLGNADAARTSFLAAAKAGVACSYPASQQPAAFRALMLFSPFAGNTPYEDLIRNVRFDTDLVIVLENHYYDVAALAKSADVVVNLISDADLGLDMIGALGELVASLRKPVINHPALIVGTDRQTISRRLVAVRDTVVPATSRIGAAELLRRLADGESHAFPLIVRHAGTHGGEMMEVVASRQELRTFAEQAGDQPLYLTDFVDYRSQDGFFRKYRLIFVGDEIFPYHLAIGESWKVHHISTRMTELEWMRREEQAFLEKPTHVFGPSAMAALETIRRIVNLDYFGIDCSIDASGKVVVFEVNATMLVHLHNEGFEYKTPHVMKIKAAFERLLEKRASAV